A stretch of Aedes aegypti strain LVP_AGWG chromosome 2, AaegL5.0 Primary Assembly, whole genome shotgun sequence DNA encodes these proteins:
- the LOC110676918 gene encoding CD109 antigen-like, whose protein sequence is MLHFVPNIVVLDYLNETNTAAEDVRTKAINFLSSGYQNQLRYKRSDGAFSVWGQSYAGSTFLTAFVAKSFKIAAKYIQVDKSIVDAAFDWLVKQQQSDGRFPEVGQVFQADMQGGLRNNGFALTAYVLIAFAENKEVYRKYQSQLNKTTNFIADRLANMENPYDLSLSTYALMLTNHGKRTEFLHKLVEKSIFDRNQTERYWDSKPVDIEVAGYALLSYVAAGKLLDATPIMRWLNKQRYGLGGYPGTQETFVGLKALATFAANVTSRRNEYTVRIFYEPNGRRTFDVHMHNSFNIQELDIPNNIRKMKVEVEGIGRGFFQVAYQYYQNMQVAKPSFSITINQLNTTTEHMQQLDVCVKYIPKEAYQKSNMALVEIFLPSGLVADSDAITDKTGGIRRIERRFSDTSVVIYYDNLDPEDKCFRVTAYRRYKIALHLPSYIIVYDYYNFERFAIQKYEGKVLQLCDICEDEDCETLSCQNSSKLAIM, encoded by the exons ATGCTCCATTTTGTGCCAAATATAGTCGTTTTGGATTATCTTAACGAAACCAACACAGCGGCAGAAGATGTGAGGACCAAAGCGATAAATTTTCTTAGCAGCGGATATCAAAACCAGCTACGCTACAAACGTTCGGATGGGGCCTTCAGTGTCTGGGGACAATCGTATGCTGGCAGTACATTTTTGACGGCCTTTGTGgcgaaatcattcaaaatagCAGCCAAATACATTCAGGTGGATAAGTCTATAGTAGACGCGGCATTCGACTGGTTAGTGAAACAACAACAATCAGATGGGCGGTTCCCAGAAGTGGGGCAAGTATTCCAAGCAGATATGCAGGGTGGGCTTCGTAATAACGGTTTTGCGCTTACCGCGTATGTTCTGATCGCTTTTGCTGAAAATAAGGAAGTATACAGAAAATACCAATCACAACTGAACAAAACTACTAACTTCATAGCAGATAGACTTGCTAATATGGAGAATCCATACGACCTCTCGCTGTCCACTTATGCGTTGATGCTAACAAATCATGGCAAGCGCACCGAGTTTCTTCACAAATTAGTCGAAAAGTCGATATTTGACCGCAATCAAACTGAGAGATATTGGGACAGCAAACCAGTTGATATTGAAGTTGCTGGATATGCTCTATTGTCATACGTAGCTGCCGGTAAATTATTGGATGCAACGCCTATCATGCGGTGGCTCAACAAGCAGCGTTATGGTCTCGGAGGCTATCCTGGAACTCAGGAAACATTCGTTGGATTGAAAGCATTGGCAACGTTCGCTGCAAATGTAACTAGTAGGAGAAACGAATATACTGTAAGGATATTCTACGAACCAAATGGTCGACGAACATTCGACGTACACATGCACAATTCGTTTAATATTCAAGAGCTTGACATTCCTAATAACATCAGAAAAATGAAGGTGGAAGTTGAAGGCATCGGCAGAGGCTTCTTCCAAGTGGCATATCAGTACTATCAAAATATGCAGGTGGCTAAGCCCAGTTTCAGCATTACAATTAATCAGCTTAACACCACGACGGAACACATGCAGCAATTGGACGTGTGTGTGAAATACATACCAAAAGAGGCTTATCAAAAATCGAATATGGCTTTGGTGGAAATATTCTTGCCTAGTGGGCTTGTAGCAGACTCAGATGCCATTACGGACAAGACTGGAGGAATTCGA AGAATTGAAAGACGTTTTTCGGACACCTCAGTAGTTATATATTATGATAATTTGGACCCCGAAGACAAGTGCTTCCGAGTGACTGCTTATCGTCGGTATAAAattgcattgcatttgccatcATATATTATAGTTTatgattattataattttg AGCGCTTTGCCATTCAAAAGTACGAAGGAAAGGTGCTGCAGCTCTGCGATATTTGTGAAGACGAGGACTGCGAAACTTTATCATGTCAAAATAGCTCGAAATTGGCAATAATGTAA